The window GGGCCTTAACGGGAGCCGAGGCGCCGAAGCCGTCGAGGCCGAAGCGCAGGCCCTTGCGGCCGACATAGCGTTCCCAGCCGATCGTCGTGCCGGCCTCGATCGAGACGAGCAGCGCGTCGGCCGGCAGGATGCCGTCCTTATAATCTTCGTCCTGCGCGTCGAAGCGTTCCCAGCTGGGCATCGACACGACATCGGCACCGATGCCGGCTTCTTCAAGCTTCGCCGCCGTCGCGACCGCGATTTCGACCTCCGAACCGCTGGCGATCAGCACCACCTTGCGCGCGGCGGCGGCGGGCTTGAGGCGATAGGCGCCGAGCGCCGAGAAGTTCTTCGAAATGTCTGTGCGCAGCTGCGGCAGGCCTTCGCGCGACAGAGCGAGCAGCGAGGGGCCGTCGGCCTTTTCGAGGCTGAGCTGCCAGCATTCGGCCGTCTCGATCACGTCGCACGGGCGATAGACGTCGATGTTCGGCATCACGCGCAGGCTCATCAGATGCTCGACCGGCTGGTGGGTCGGGCCGTCTTCGCCCAGACCGATCGAGTCATGCGTCATCACATAGACGACGCGCTGCTGCTGGAGCGCCGACAGGCGGATCGCGGCGCGGCAATAGTCGGAGAAGACCAGGAAGGTGCCGCCATAGGGAATCACACCGCCGTGGAGCGCAAGGCCGTTCATCGCGCAGGCCATGCCGAATTCGCGGATGCCGTAATAAATATAGCGACCGCTATAATCATCGGCGGTCAGCGGCGCCTGCCCCTTGGTCTTGGTATTGTTCGAACCGGTAAGATCGGCCGAACCGCCGATCGTCTCGGCCAGCTGATCGTTGATCGGGCCGAGCACCATTTCGGATGCCTTGCGGGTCGCGACCTTCTGCGGATTCGCGATCAGCCCTTCGAGATAGGGCTGGAGCGAGAAGTCGGCAGGCAACTTGCCCGCCATGCGCCGTTCGAACTCGGCGCGATCGGGATGTGCGACGAGGCGCGCTTCCCATGCCGAGCGGACCGCGGTGCCGCGATGACCGGCGGCGCGCCAGGCCTCGGCGATGTCGGTCGGGATGACGAACGGTTCGGAGGTCCAGCCCAGTTCCTTGCGGGTCGCGGCGACTTCATCATTGCCCAGCGCCGAACCGTGCGTGGCCGACGTGCCCTGCTTGTTGGGCGCGCCAAAGCCGATGATCGTGGTGCATTGAACGATCGACGGGCGCGGATCGGCCTTCGCCGCTTCCAGCGCCTTGGCGATCGACGCGGCGTCATGCCCGTCGCAGGCGACGGTGTGCCAGCCGGTCGCGGCATAGCGCGCCATCACGTCTTCGGACGACGACAGCGACACCGCGCCGTCGATGGTGATGCGATTATCGTCCCACAGCACGATCAGCTTGCCGAGCTTGAGATGCCCGGCGAGGCCGATCGCCTCATGGTTCACGCCTTCCATCAGGCAGCCGTCGCCGGCCAGAACCCAGGTACGGTGATCGACGACGTCGTTGCCGAAGGTGGCGTTCAGGTGGCGTTCGGCGATCGCCATGCCGACGGCGGTGGCCAGGCCCGAACCCAGCGGCCCGGTGGTCGCCTCGACGCCCGCCAGTTCGAAATTCTCGGGGTGGCCGGCGCACGGGCTGTGCAGCTGGCGGAAATTGGCGATGTCCTCGATCGTCGGGCGCGCATAGCCGGTCAGGTGCAGCAGCGAATAGATCAGCATCGATCCATGCCCGGCCGACAGCACGAAACGGTCGCGATCGGCCCATTTGGGCTGAAGCGGATCGAACTTCAGATGATTGGTGAACAATTCGGTCGCGACGTCGGCCATGCCCATCGGCATGCCGGGATGACCCGAATTGGCGGCCTGCACGGCATCCATCGACAGCGCCCGGATGGCGTTGGCGAGCTGGCGTGGCGTTACACTCATCTGAAGACCTTGCGCGGGAGCGGACACTGAAATGGCAAAGTGCCGCGCGATCGCGACCCCCAACCGCGCGACCCTTTGTCCTGTCGCGGCCCTATCGTCAACCAAGGATGGGCCTTTGGGCGGCTTGCGGGCGACGATCAGCCTGCTATTTCGGTCGATGATGGACGATCGAAGCCTGATGCTGGCGCTGGGCCGCCTCGAACGAGCGCTTGTGCGCGTGGAGCAGGGACTCGATTCCGGCCCGCGAACTTTGTCGCATGACGAGAGCGAGGCGCTGTTTCGTCTTGCCGAACGGCACCGTACCTTGCGCGAAACCACCGAGACCGCGATCGAGCGCATCGATCGCCTGCTGGGGAACGGCTGATGGCCGAAGTCGACGTTGCGGTCGGGGGCCGCCGCTACAAGCTCGCCTGCCGGGATGGCGAAGAGGATCAGCTGCGCGCGCTGGCCAGCATGGTCGATCGCAAGGCAGGCGACATCACCCGCGCGATCGGCGACATGACCGAGGCGCGCGTGCTGCTGATGAGCGCGATCCTGCTCGCCGACGAGCTGAACGACGCCAAGTCGCACCAGACGGCACCTGCCGCGGCGCCCCAGCCCGCCGAACTCGATCCGGGCTATGCGCAGGCGATCGAACGGATTGCCGAACGGATGGAGCGACTTGCGGATCGTCTTAAC is drawn from Sphingomonas crocodyli and contains these coding sequences:
- the tkt gene encoding transketolase, yielding MSVTPRQLANAIRALSMDAVQAANSGHPGMPMGMADVATELFTNHLKFDPLQPKWADRDRFVLSAGHGSMLIYSLLHLTGYARPTIEDIANFRQLHSPCAGHPENFELAGVEATTGPLGSGLATAVGMAIAERHLNATFGNDVVDHRTWVLAGDGCLMEGVNHEAIGLAGHLKLGKLIVLWDDNRITIDGAVSLSSSEDVMARYAATGWHTVACDGHDAASIAKALEAAKADPRPSIVQCTTIIGFGAPNKQGTSATHGSALGNDEVAATRKELGWTSEPFVIPTDIAEAWRAAGHRGTAVRSAWEARLVAHPDRAEFERRMAGKLPADFSLQPYLEGLIANPQKVATRKASEMVLGPINDQLAETIGGSADLTGSNNTKTKGQAPLTADDYSGRYIYYGIREFGMACAMNGLALHGGVIPYGGTFLVFSDYCRAAIRLSALQQQRVVYVMTHDSIGLGEDGPTHQPVEHLMSLRVMPNIDVYRPCDVIETAECWQLSLEKADGPSLLALSREGLPQLRTDISKNFSALGAYRLKPAAAARKVVLIASGSEVEIAVATAAKLEEAGIGADVVSMPSWERFDAQDEDYKDGILPADALLVSIEAGTTIGWERYVGRKGLRFGLDGFGASAPVKALYDHFGLTADKIAPQIIGALTH
- a CDS encoding cell division protein ZapA; protein product: MAEVDVAVGGRRYKLACRDGEEDQLRALASMVDRKAGDITRAIGDMTEARVLLMSAILLADELNDAKSHQTAPAAAPQPAELDPGYAQAIERIAERMERLADRLNSDA